The nucleotide window CGTTGAACACAAGTCTTAAGGTATAGAAGTACAGCCCGTTCGTTCTGTAAAGCCAGCAATGCCCATGACAGACCAATAACAGTGATATCGTATATTCTTATAACCGCAGACAGCCTTTTGTTGAATAAAAGGGTCCGCCGATAGCGGCATGACGTAGCCAGCTCTCTAGACAGTCATTATGTGGTGAAAACATAACCATCCACACACAACAATCATACCCAATGAAACCCCCAGACAAAGGAAAACAGTTCAAATGACTTAACAATCATAATAAATTCGACGCCATGCACAGAAGCGGCGGCGCGCATATAATCCAAACCCAGACTTTGagcaatccatccattcaaATACTTCATGGCCCACACACGCACTCTAACACATATCACGCTTATTCCTCATCAATAGTAGCCTTGTAGGCAGCCTCGTCCAGCAGTCCGTCCAACTCCGCGGCATCGTTCACCTTGATTTCCGCAATCCAGGCATCACCCTCGGGACTCTGGTTGATGAACTTGGCATTGTCGTCCAACTCAGTATTGCCCTTGGTAACAACACCCGAGACAGGCGAAAGGACGTCCGAAGCGGACTTGACAGACTCAACAGCACCAACAGGCTCACCGGCGCTGACCTCCAGGTCGACCTCGGGGAGCTCCACAAACACAACGTCACCAAGGGAGTTGGCAGCGTACTTGGTGATTCCAATCTTCGCTGTAAAGGGTAGAAGAAGGCGTTAGTGGATATTTAAGAGTACTTTGTCCGGGGATGGCTGTGGTAGACGAACCAGTCTTGCCGTCCTCGGCGAGCTCGATCCACTCGTGCGACTCAGTGTACTTCTTCAATTGAGCTGTTGGGAGTCAACTATTAGCTTTGAATCCAGCCTAGGGGGTCTGAATGCCCTCATGCGACTGAAATCTAGGGGGTTGCTCACAAAGTGGGCTCTGGGAGAAGCTCCGGACACTTCCCCGCGGGAAACTGGCGGGTGCGGCCCTGCAGacggaagagagggggagcTTCTGCGACAGGACGCGAGAAGCGAAGGGACGGAGGGATCTGGCGGCGAAAGACATGGTGGGCAGCTGGAgttgaggggagagaagagggagaggagagaatcCGGAAAAGTGAGAAAGTGTGAGTTGAattggagagagaaaggaagaaggaaagagggaagtaaattaaatatgAATGACGGAGGAGAGAGCGATTCCCGGCGCTGATAGCGGGCGCCAAGCCGGGTGCTGATAAGGAAGTTGAGTTCGAGCCTCCGCAAATGACCTTCGGAAAAATCTCATCCCCTTCCAGTTCCGTGTTTGGTTCTCCGTCGTCCTTTACGTTCCCCGACGCTATTTTCACAGTCCAGACCCCACTTCACATTGTCGGCGCCATGTTGTACGAACTGAttgctgttgtatgtttCCAGACGATTCTGCTTGATGATTTTATCATATGCATTGAATCAATGCTAATCGATGACTGCAGGTCCGTCCCGGTAGCCTCCAGGAGGTTAGAGAGTACGTGCCTATCGACCCTATTTGACCACCTTATATCCTCATGCAACATCCTGCTATCGCCAAACCATCATTATCCACGGACTATCACTGACAGTCGACAGCATCGCCCGCAATGCCGGCATCCAGGTCCTCCGCTCCGGCGGCGTAGTCCGCGGATTCACCAACTGGGGCACCTTCCGTCTGCCCAGGCCCACGACGAAGCATCAGGCCCGCTACAAGGAAGGCCACCACTTCATCATGCGCTTCGATGCCTCGGGTCCCGTGCAATCGGCTGTCCGCAGAACTCTCGGTCTCGATCCCCGGATGGTTCGGTTCTCCGTTGTCAAGCTGGGCGACAAGCTGGAGGAAATCAAGCACGTCGATGGCAAGGTCGAGTGGAACAACAACCGCACCATCTCCGAGACGTTCTAAGTCTGATTCGAGTGTGATGTGGATTGGTTGCAGTTATGCGATTGTGCGTCGTTTGGGACACGGAAAATGATTTAATTGTCAATGTATTATTTATGGGATGGGTTTCTTTGTATATCATATCAGCATTATCGGCGCATATACCTTACTTGGCAGATTTGGTCAATAAAGATGGTGATCTGTTTCTCCTGTGCAGTTGTGTCAATATGCATTTTACGACGGATGAGCATTGGAACATCCGTCTCAGAATTAGGGAGATACTCCAGATGATGGAGGTGTGGCCATAACGCTTCGAGGAGCGTATGTCTATATTGAtagatttatagaaaaagacAAATCTGTGATATTTGCTACATCAGCTCCCCAATCTATCGGAATCACTTCATTTTTACCGGTTACACTGCAGCACGGATCCTTAAAGCAGCGATATGCGCAAGGGAATGGAACAATGATGATCCAGACTTACCCCAAGTATGAACGCTGCAAAACACATAAAGGGATAATCGGCACAGCCTTGCCATATGGGGAGCATACCAGGAACGGCACCATGTTGATCATCGAATATGCTTCACGGGTAGCCAACCAACTCCGCCCGGTCAGCCGAGGCTCTGGTGAACCATGTCGGCTAAATGAGTAGTCAGTCGATAGACTCAGCGCCAACATACAATCCCACTTTCACCCTTATCATTCTCCTATGTGAAGAGTAAAGGGGCACAATCTCAAACATAACATTCCTGCCGTCGCACTGTACAGTGGATATACTACAGATTGAAGCAGGCAGGCATCACCAGTCATTTGTACATACATCCCAGCCGGAGCATAACCCCTCACGcatacaccaccaccatcaacaacatcagcagcagcagcatataAGCCCAACAATACACCATCCCACATCGTACATACACACGATGCATGAACCAATATCCAACGAAAGCCCATCCTCCTGGGCAGAGCTAATGGCACTCCGTCgcctccccaacccacccagCAGCAGTACCACGGAGCCCACCGAACGATTCGAATCCATAGCGCCACCCTATCCCCCAGGCGAAGGAACCCGTGCCTTCGGCGGACATGTCTACGCCCAGGCTGCCTACGCAGCATCCCAAACCGTAGAGAAGGGGTTCGTGATCCACGTAAGTACCTACCTGCTCACCCCTTAAAAGCACACACTAACACCAATAACACAGAGCGTAAGCGGAACGTTCATCCTAGGAGGCCTCCTAGATGTTCCATACGAGTACACAGTGCGCCACCTGCGCGACGGGAAGATGTACTGCACGCGGTCCGTGGACGTACGACAGGCGAACCAGATCTGTTTCTCGTGCTTATGTTCCTTCAAGCGAGGGGAAGGTCAGAGCGGGTTTGCGCATCAGCCTGCGCCTGTGCAGGAGCGGTATGCGTCTGTTATCGCTGGAAAGAAAGCGGAGGAGTACCCCGTCAGTCCGAGCGTGGATGCAGATTGGTGGATTGAAGGGGTGAAGGCTGGCGATTTGACGGAAAGGGAGTTTCCTGGGGTGGATGTGCGAAAGGTTGATATGGGGACGTTCAATCAAACGGAGGATGTGAAGAGCCATCCGGAGAAGTATCGCCAGTTGGCGATGTATTCGATCAAGGGGCTCCCGATagttggtggggaggaaaggagagtgagggagagggaggaagcggGGGAGTTCGATAACTTGTATGCATGCGCGCATATGTATGCTTGTGATAGGAActcgttgttgttgattccAAGGGCGTTGGGAGAGACGAGGTGGTCGTCTATGGCGAGTTTGACGCTTACGGTTGTGTTTCATGAGTTGGGGGAGGCCTTGCGGATGCTTGATTGGGGTTCTAAGGGGGATGGGGCCCCGGGGAAGAAGTGGTTTATACAGGAGGGGTGGACTCCTAGGTCTGCGGAGAATCGGGCAGTTCATGAGAGTTGGTTGTGGACGCCGGATGGGAAGTTGTTGGCTACGAGTTATCAGGATAGTTTGTTGCGGTTGACGAGTTCGCGGGGGAAGCTTTGATCTGGGTGGAGGTATAGACTGTTGTTTAGATATTTGGGGGCATTGTACAGGTGTTACGTAGATACAATGAAGTATATACTAGTCGTTTGCAGTTATCTATAACTTTAGACTGGCCGCTAATTGTTGTTTTGACTGTGGCTGCTAGGGGAGTCGTCTCATCAATCATGATGATTTAGGTTGCCCGTGATGAATGGCATGGCCTGTAAGATCGAGCACTGGTCTGCAGGATCATAAAGATCGAAACACTGTAGTTAATGATATTCAGTTCGTCAAGCCGCATTATACTCGTACTAACAGGTTTCTGGGATTTGTGCACGGGTTCTACATTAAGAGTTGAGTGTTTGTGAAATGTACTCCATAGCATACGGATAGATCAATATCAAACAAACCTGCACCAAAGGTAGCAGTGATGAAATTTCAAATCAGATACTAGTATTCAAATCAAGCCAGTTATGCCCTTTTTGGCAGGGTTCTGATGCATATAGGGTTCAGCACGCTGGCACACACATAGACGCTCGAAGTGGTTTGTTCGGAAGCCCAGTGATCAGATGGTCAGGATACATATGAAACCTGGACTTTTGTCTATCCAAAGGTGACTGTTTTGCGAAACGATTGCGCTTTTATAACGATTCATGAGCCTGTAGGAAACACCTGATAATCTTGATCTAGCATCATGAATCCGTCGCAGCTGTGTCCGAATTGGAGCTAGGAGAAGACTTGGATAGCATTTTATTGCTACTGTTGATGATAGTATCCCCATCACATGTTGCTTTCTTAATTGGAGTTCATGAAGGTCTCCATTGCGGTGTCAGTGACCAGTTACCATACTAGCCAagtgtaaatatatataggggAATCGGCTACTGGAAGGAACTGTTCTGCTGCAACATCAGCTTCAAGCGCTGGACTGAAAACATTGCATTATAACAGTTTGCATGATCAGCAATCTGTAGGCTTGTACCACTGAAGCTTCCAATATATAGTGAGTGTAGTCAAGTGCCAGCTAAATTCCACATGACAGACAGTAGTAGGAAATTTCATTGAGAGAAAGGCAAGATTTACAGTCCGCCTCATTTCAACACTGGTACCAGGGTCACAAAGCGTCTTATATGTAGTAAAACTGGTGAATGTGCAATGGTGACACCGACTGGTGGTGATTCAATGTAAATGTACCTGTCACGTGGCCGGGATACCCGATGACGTAGCTGCCTATTTCATGCCGACCgagatcttctcttctcgcgtCTCTCCACCTTTTCACTCAGTCCACACATTTTACGGGCGTACTCTCAGTTAGTCATACAAGTACTCGATATTGAAAGGGGGGAATGTACCTTCCGGGTTATCCGGTGTGatacgatgaagaagacgctGCTCCTGGTGTTCATCCATGGCTTCAAGGTACCGTGTGCATGCTCCACCCATTATTCCCAACCAGCCCGTCTCTCTCCTTTGAGGCTGCACGTGCATGGACCCTACGGGTTGCATACTCTGAACCTCACTACTAACACCCAcagggagatgatgatacgtTTGGAGAGTTTCCAGGGCGCTTTTGTGGTCTGATTAGTCGTGCCCTCCCCGCTGTCCAGGTCGTCGCCACTGTTTACCCAAAGTATGAGACTCGAGGCGAACTAAAAGGATGCGTAAGTAACTTTCGGGAATGGTATGTCTAGTAGCCCATGCGATTTTTCCCGAGTGGATGGAACGTGTCATTGACAATCATAGGCTTCAGAACAAAGTCATCGACTTGGAGGTCTCGAACCGAACGGCTTCACCGACAGTTGATCCTTCTGTGCATGTTATTCTGCTCGGACATTCTATGGGTGGAATAGTTGCTGCCGAGacccttcttctgcttgcaTCGGAACAGCCGATTCCTGCACCGTCTTCTGCAGACTCTGCAACCGACACTCTAGTGGATTCTGAATCTGCCGTGGGGGCGCACTCTTTCATGTTTCCTCACATTCAAGGTGTTATCGCATTCGACACTCCTTTTCTAGGCATTGCCCCGGGTGTCATATCATATGGTGCCGAAGGTCATTACCGAAATGCCACTACGGCATACACTGCGATATCAGAAGTTGCCGGCTTGTTCGGCCTAGGCGGTAACTCTTCAAATAAGGCATCTACCGACCAGGGAAAAGCTTCCAACAAAAGTCTACCTCCTTCGGCTCCTAGCTCATCTTCGAATGCAGATGCTGCCGCGACACCGTCATGGCAACGGTGGGGCAAATATGCCATGTTTGCAGGAGCTGCAGGGGCATTGGCTGCGGGCGGGGCGGCCGCGATGTATTCACAGCGAGACCGACTGACGGATGGTTGGGGCTGGGTATCATCCCACCTGTCGTTTGTGGGTTCTTTAGCACGGCCTTCTGAATTACGGAGGCGCCTTGCACTCCTTGCCGAAGTCCAAAGGGACCGAGGTATCGGCTGCACTAATTTCTATACGTGCCTAGGCCAAAATGCAAGTGATCTAGTGGAGAACAAGAACGTCGGGACATCGTCGTTCAGCCAGAAAATTATACGCTCGAAGAATCGCACTTTCTGCTCGCTTCCCGCGGAAGTAGAAAGTTCGGGGTCTTCCCAACAAGACATCCGATGGGCCAGGGCCGTGAACGATAAAGCTGCAGATGAAATCAAAGCACACATTAGCATGTTTTTACCGAACGAGAATCCAGCCTTTAATTTACTCGTGTCTGATGCATGCAGAGTGCTGGTGGAGTCGGTTGACAAGGGCTGGTACGCCACGGCCACAGGGCCGATTGAAGAGGTGGACGGGAACATGCCGCGGTCCGACGATGACCGTAGCAAAGACCAGACTGATAGCGGGTTCATGGACGGGGACGACGTTGTAGTCGTGGagtgaaaaggaagaaaaggaaaaaaaaggaaataagcCTGAGACATGAACGCACTATGACCAACCCAGAACCAAAACAATATAGCCAAGCGGATTGTCTCTTGCCAATTCGATACTGATCGCGGTCCCTCGACAACCGCATCGGCTTGATCCTCCAATCACCGAGgccaaaaggaagaaaaaagaagcagaatcCCTTCCAGAGCAATCCTTGCAGTCGACAAAAAGCGGATTATTCCACGTAATCTGTTTCACCCGCTGCAAGGATTAGGCTTGAACAGACGTGTGGCTGAAGGACGAGGGTCCGATCACCTCAAGtcagactactacttagtactagaCTTACTTACTAGCGACGGAgacggagacggaggagatgggggCGGGGCCATCCAGCCAGGCAGctaaagaaaaaacaaaaccaaTCGCCTATGGCATTGCAGCCAgcacttttctttccccctcctctccctcttcctccccccccccctgaGGGGCAATTTCTAGGCCAAACTACCCTAGGCCCTAAGGATTTTCCCGACAGTCGTGGAGCTTTCCCGTTCCGAGTGACCGGCAATTAACAAACCTCGCTCTAGTGGGCTTACCAGGAGCTGCCGGATTTGATTTCCACTGGCCAGCAGCTCAGTAGCGCAGCATGTTTCAATTTCTTAGGGCCAATGTACGATTTTCCACCACCCTAGAACTCAACCCATCAAATCAGACCACTAACTTAAAGTTCACCGTGCTCCTAGTCCACCGAATCCTTCTTACTTCTTTCCAGATGAGGAAAAGGGGTCCTTTGAGGCAATTTGAATGATATGTTATTTACATATGCTGCGAGACACTtcgtaataatatatatgaaaaaaagatgagaataaaatagaaacaagaaacatGAATCGATGCGCAAGATGCTTAATCAAACAAATGTTGTCAATACTAGATTTAAAAGGTTTATCCGGCGCGGGACACGTTATCAGTCTCTTATTTGACGATAGCGGAGGGCCGATAGCGGAAAccaaggaaaaaaaagtaaaaaagcaaatattgGTAAAAGATCACGCGTAACTTTCAATTCCACGCTCATGAAGGGGACTTCATTGGGCCACAAGACAGAGACCGGAAATACCGCTAGAATGTCACGAACCAGGCTGTTTGTAGTAATAATgatgagaaaagagaaaacacCAAGATAAACCTAACTTTCGCTCTATAGATACCCACATTGCCGATTTATGCTTAGATTTGATAATGATTGCGTGTGACTGCAGCGATTAGAGTTACACTAGGAAACAACGACAGGCAGTCGTTCGGCGACGGGCGGACGGAAGATGCAGTTTTGGCGTGAGGGTGGGCCGCCGAAGGAAGGAATAAGTGAAGTCTTAGGCTAGGTGTTAATGGCCGTGATAGGTCGACATGCGCTGATGATACATGCTCCCGGCATACTCCGAGTTTGCATCAGCGTAGTATCCTGTCTGGCGGCGATCTTCATCCGGAAGGAGTTCCTTAACCTCCCAGGTGTTGGGCTTAATTCCGACGGAAAACTCGAGATCTTCTTTCGTAATGTAGTCCCAGAACTAGACAGGGGTGCGTGTCAGAGATATTGCAGGGTTCAGTGTTCTGGAAGAAATATCGAAATACATACCTTGTACACCATCATGACAGCCAAGAGGTTACAGAACGTGGCGAAGAAAAGACCGTCCATGTAGTGTTGCACGCTATCGCAGATGGTGTCACTGAATGCGTAGAGGAGCACCTGACCACAGATGAAGACCACGAGACCAAACGCGATGTGGCCGAGAGGCCAGCGGTCCTCGAGGGTGTTCATTACCAGTAACAATGACATTACCAGATACACAGCGATGCAGATAGCGTTCAGGAGATACAGAACGACAAACATGCcgacggtgttggtgggacCCAGCCCTCCCCACGACTTGAAAGTCGCGAGAGAGACCAGGAATGAGATGACAAACATCGCCGCGGAAgaaagccgaagaagccagACAGAGAGAATGGTTCCGTCTTCGTAGAGCTGGAAACCAACAAATCCGTTGATGAGCAGGGATGTGCATAGTGCCGATGCCAGTCCATTCTGCACCGCCGTAAAGTAAGGAAATGGGCCACTCCCAGGTGGAACGACCCCTGCGTCAAGGATCAGGGAACATAGGGTTAGAGCCATGTAAATGTAAAAAAACGTAATAATTTCCTTGCGACCTGTGATAGCATGATGTTGGTCAATGATGTTCAGCTCTCGGGGACCACTCGATTCCATTCAGAACGAGAAAGCGTAGTAGCGCGACACAAAAACAAAGTAAAGAAGCCTACCAACAGCAGTAAACTTGGACCGGATGTGCAGTATCATAATCACGGTCATCCCCAGCGcgatgatgtggaggaaACAGGAAGCCCCTTCGAAGATGATGGTATTGGCCAGCTCAATGTTCCGCGCATAACAATTTGGTATGATGCCCGTGGAGCCCGATATTGAAGATGGTGGACCCACTAGGGAGCATAGCGGCAAAGGGGCCTTCTCGCATATCGAATCAAAATCGCCAAAGCCCATCTTGAATAGCAGAGCTAGCTCAACAGATGAAAGAGACAGTTGTGTGATGTCCGAATGTTTGGGTCGACAGATAACCTGCACGAGATGGGCGGATCCAACCGGTCTCCACAACGACGGGCGGGTTTCCAGATGAGCCAAAGAGCACGACCCCTCCTTTGACCGGAGGGCGATCACTAGGAATGACGTGGCTGTTGCAGCGACAGCAGAACAAGATCTGAGGATGAGCAGCACCGGTAGTAGACCGCCGAGGACCCTATCGAAAGCGATAGGACCACGATGCGATTGGgtcgacgaggagggggCAGATGGTGGGAAAAGATCGCTGGGCGCTGAACTGCCAGGATGAAGCAGGATCACGGGGTTGCACTAATGCCTGATCGGGAATCCGACTGGGGGAAAGAGAGCCGTTACTGGATTAGGCCTAGCGCATCTCCCCAGATGCGGTTTTTACTTTTTGTAGAACGCCGCGCTAACTGCAATGGGAAGGTTGTTGATAGTGCTATCTCTTTAGTCCGGGATTGGAGTATCTATGCCCATGCGGACTAACGATTCCGTAGTTTAGTAGTACttaattactactagttaggCTGCGGTGGCCAGTCGTACATAGCTAGGAGGATCACTACAAATTTAGGTACGGGGAGTCCTTAGTGCCTGCACTAAAGTACTCTGGGATTTCGGCGTTTGCCCGTTTCCTTTATGGCCTCCGTTCGTACTTCTGTAGCTGGTATAGAGTACAGCAAGTCAAACGATCGATTGAGGTAGTGAGTACGCTGTATGgaacagtagtagtactcaaGTAGGAAGTAGCTCCCCGTTAGATGCATAAGTCAGTAGCAGTAGTTTGCCTGTAGGTACATGTCGTCATGTAGTACATGTGGCTCACTCTCAATGATTTGACCCGTTGGTGATCTTAATAGGTCCTTCTGTGAAAATCTCGGGAAGATCGCAGGGATTTCAGAAATTCTCCCTTATTTTCAAATCAGCCGAAGTATGGGTTAGAAAGGTGCCAGGCAACAATCCCGGCATCTCGATGGTATTAATTGACAAGGGTGTGGGTGAGAGGAaatgaggaagagcaggGATTATAGGTGGATGATTTAGCGAGTAAAGATTGAATGAGATTAAATACTACTTTAGGTACCGGTAGTAATAAATGTTGTAAAAAGGGTGGATAAAttagagaggaaaagaaaaaataaaaaataaaatagaaaagaaaagaaaaaggacagACTTGTGGCATAGTACCCCGCCTAACCTCCGAGTCCAACTCGGGAAATGCCGAGCTTGGACCTCTAACCGGAATGGCTGTCAACGATGCGCCGTGGTTCTGACTCGCAAACCACCAGGGAACTCCTTTTAGCCCCGCACACCATCCTATCTCGGGCTTGGATCAAGCTCACCAACATCCTTAGGTGCTCTACTACTGTGGCCCCTTCGGCCTTCGCGATGTCTCACTAATACAATAGTTCTTTCTCAGACTCTGCTCTACACACACTACTTTCATATGGGTCTTGTTTGTTACTATCTACTTGTCTTCCCACTGGGTTAATCTATCCATGCTCCATCccgtcttctcttccccccctcccctccccccggcAATCAAGCAAGTAAACCACCTTGCTTTGTCCCGGTCAAGTAAGGCACTCACATCGAATCACATCGCCGAGGACAGGAAGGTCGATTCTTTCGCCACTTGTACCCTGGTCTAGTGAGTGAGATCTGATTGCTTGCCCCAGAACACTTGCTAACACTTCCCTAGAAAGATAGTAGAtcagcaaagaaagaaataatgagatgaggggagaaaaaaaagtgaaaaggcaaagaaaaaaggtaGGGGAAAAATACCTCACACCCCTTTGCCGATAACAAACTCCCGCTAACCGCCCTACTAGGTTCATACCCCGTTGGCAATGGGCCGAGACTCTCTGCATATGGGACCATCTGAGTGGGCACTTAGTACCTACTTGTGTGTCTACGGAAAACACCCGATCCTTCCATAATAGTCCTGTTGATTGTTACCTGCTAGCAAAGGGTAGCGAAGCACCCACGCCAATAATTGAGGTGAAAAGGATCCCACTATGTTCTTGGCACCGTTGCTCCCCGATCTCCCGGAAGCTTACGCATACGATACAAACAATTGACGGCAACCCGGCGTGCGTTCGGTGCAATGGCCATTCTGATTACCCgtcgagagagaaagggtagaaaaaaaaatctcaGGTGAAAGCTTACTGTGGCTGAGCCTAAACGCAGCACTATGGTGGTTGCGATTCCCTTGTATGGATGGTATTCTGGCTTCCTCTCCAATTGCAATCGGTCTTGACTGGTTGATGTTGGACTTCCTGTAAACTGGCGCGTGGTATCTCTGACTGAGTGCATCCCTTGTCAGGCTTCCTGCTATATTGCTAGGTCTGCACTGCCGCCACACGTAGCCGAGTCTAGTCGGACAGCTGGTCTGAGCTAcagtgatggtggtggcacCATGTTGTCAAATTACCTTGTGGATAAAGTTAT belongs to Aspergillus luchuensis IFO 4308 DNA, chromosome 3, nearly complete sequence and includes:
- the GCV3 gene encoding glycine decarboxylase subunit H (BUSCO:EOG09264SUZ;~COG:E;~EggNog:ENOG410PQWU;~InterPro:IPR017453,IPR033753,IPR002930,IPR000089, IPR003016,IPR011053;~PFAM:PF01597;~go_component: GO:0005960 - glycine cleavage complex [Evidence IEA];~go_process: GO:0019464 - glycine decarboxylation via glycine cleavage system [Evidence IEA]) produces the protein MSFAARSLRPFASRVLSQKLPLSSVCRAAPASFPRGSVRSFSQSPLSQLKKYTESHEWIELAEDGKTAKIGITKYAANSLGDVVFVELPEVDLEVSAGEPVGAVESVKSASDVLSPVSGVVTKGNTELDDNAKFINQSPEGDAWIAEIKVNDAAELDGLLDEAAYKATIDEE
- a CDS encoding mitochondrial 37S ribosomal protein bS6m (COG:J;~EggNog:ENOG410PRI7;~InterPro:IPR035980,IPR014717,IPR000529;~PFAM:PF01250;~go_component: GO:0005840 - ribosome [Evidence IEA];~go_function: GO:0003735 - structural constituent of ribosome [Evidence IEA];~go_function: GO:0019843 - rRNA binding [Evidence IEA];~go_process: GO:0006412 - translation [Evidence IEA]), with product MTFGKISSPSSSVFGSPSSFTFPDAIFTVQTPLHIVGAMLYELIAVVRPGSLQEVRDIARNAGIQVLRSGGVVRGFTNWGTFRLPRPTTKHQARYKEGHHFIMRFDASGPVQSAVRRTLGLDPRMVRFSVVKLGDKLEEIKHVDGKVEWNNNRTISETF
- a CDS encoding acyl-CoA thioesterase (COG:S;~EggNog:ENOG410PRWZ;~InterPro:IPR003703,IPR029069,IPR042171;~PFAM:PF13622;~go_function: GO:0047617 - acyl-CoA hydrolase activity [Evidence IEA];~go_process: GO:0006637 - acyl-CoA metabolic process [Evidence IEA]) produces the protein MHEPISNESPSSWAELMALRRLPNPPSSSTTEPTERFESIAPPYPPGEGTRAFGGHVYAQAAYAASQTVEKGFVIHSVSGTFILGGLLDVPYEYTVRHLRDGKMYCTRSVDVRQANQICFSCLCSFKRGEGQSGFAHQPAPVQERYASVIAGKKAEEYPVSPSVDADWWIEGVKAGDLTEREFPGVDVRKVDMGTFNQTEDVKSHPEKYRQLAMYSIKGLPIVGGEERRVREREEAGEFDNLYACAHMYACDRNSLLLIPRALGETRWSSMASLTLTVVFHELGEALRMLDWGSKGDGAPGKKWFIQEGWTPRSAENRAVHESWLWTPDGKLLATSYQDSLLRLTSSRGKL
- a CDS encoding uncharacterized protein (COG:S;~EggNog:ENOG410PI6G;~InterPro:IPR029058) produces the protein MKKTLLLVFIHGFKGDDDTFGEFPGRFCGLISRALPAVQVVATVYPKYETRGELKGCVSNFREWLQNKVIDLEVSNRTASPTVDPSVHVILLGHSMGGIVAAETLLLLASEQPIPAPSSADSATDTLVDSESAVGAHSFMFPHIQGVIAFDTPFLGIAPGVISYGAEGHYRNATTAYTAISEVAGLFGLGGNSSNKASTDQGKASNKSLPPSAPSSSSNADAAATPSWQRWGKYAMFAGAAGALAAGGAAAMYSQRDRLTDGWGWVSSHLSFVGSLARPSELRRRLALLAEVQRDRGIGCTNFYTCLGQNASDLVENKNVGTSSFSQKIIRSKNRTFCSLPAEVESSGSSQQDIRWARAVNDKAADEIKAHISMFLPNENPAFNLLVSDACRVLVESVDKGWYATATGPIEEVDGNMPRSDDDRSKDQTDSGFMDGDDVVVVE
- the CHS7 gene encoding chitin synthase export chaperone (COG:U;~EggNog:ENOG410PGXD;~InterPro:IPR022057;~PFAM:PF12271;~TransMembrane:7 (o48-72i84-106o118-139i151-172o184-209i221-239o254-272i)), producing MGFGDFDSICEKAPLPLCSLVGPPSSISGSTGIIPNCYARNIELANTIIFEGASCFLHIIALGMTVIMILHIRSKFTAVGRKEIITFFYIYMALTLCSLILDAGVVPPGSGPFPYFTAVQNGLASALCTSLLINGFVGFQLYEDGTILSVWLLRLSSAAMFVISFLVSLATFKSWGGLGPTNTVGMFVVLYLLNAICIAVYLVMSLLLVMNTLEDRWPLGHIAFGLVVFICGQVLLYAFSDTICDSVQHYMDGLFFATFCNLLAVMMVYKFWDYITKEDLEFSVGIKPNTWEVKELLPDEDRRQTGYYADANSEYAGSMYHQRMSTYHGH